The sequence caaacaTGAATTTATAGTATCACTATGATCACTCTATCTTTAAAGTGAAACTTTCAACCACCTAATAAATGAGTATTTGactttgatttttgattttttttatgattagtgatacatcaatttgtaaaaactatatagtaaaatttgtagtatctttaCTATTATTCTATCTTTAAAGTGAGTATATTTccgaattaaaaaagaagaagagtagaTTTGTCCATAAAAAGAGAGtttattactttctttctttttttgggtaattattAAGTTATTACAAAATAACTCAAActctaatatataattttttccttaaaaatgcATCAAGAGGGGAAAAttcaaattacataaaatttgaaGATAAGGACCACCCTCTCTTAGCTAGAACGTTGGCACACATTCATTTCACAATAGCTATGCTTcacttctttatttcttttgataaCAACCAGAGGAAGCAACATTACAGAAAAGCTGGATTAGACCAACCATAAAGAGTTGGTATGCTAGTAGCCACATCAACCAGGTAGCACACATTGTTAAGAACAAgtttaagaacaaaaacaaaacttaaatacaagACCTTTTTGTTGAAAAGACTCCATATCTACATACATAGTCTTTTCTTCCCATCTTGGATTAAGTTTCATGTTGAAAAGTTGAACTAGTCTTCTGCTGttacataaaaacaaaatcaggTTGAACCTAAACTTTTTGCTTGCATAGTGGTAGCCACTACAACTTCCTGAATTGCCCCATAAACTGATCTTGTTGTACTGCTAACACATCCTCTGAATACTGTGACACCTTGGATGTTTTGGGCTTCATATGAGTACGCACACCTTCTAACTCTATTTTTCCTAAATCCAGAAATTTTGATGATGAGATCCCAAAGTCTCCCAATATGCTCGATTGTAGCACCATGTCCATCCGACCCCTTTCTAGGTATGTTGTTCTAGCTAAAAGCATCTTTGTATTTGCAAAAAAGATTGTGAGCAGTAAAGACAACATCCATGGGATTAAGCCGTGATCCTTCATGGACAACTCTATTCCTGTGATTCCATATGGTTCATAGGaccatatgtgtgtgtgtgttaaaaatatttagtattctcaaaaaaaaaaaaaaaagttcatatgGTAATGAAAATGTGCTGCAAGTAGCTCATAGTGTACTTATTCAGTTGCTTGTATCTAAGCACTACTTTACTAAGCCATTGTTGGACTTGAATATTATTGAAATCAGAGGTATGTATAGCAAGAGGAAAGCCATGCCAGCATGCTCTGGCAAAtggaaatataaaaacaaatgagAGAAAGATTCCTTCTCTTCTTCACATAGAGGGCAAAGATTATGGATTGGCAATCCATCTATTTTTCAGGGTAAGGAAGGTGGGTAGGATATCATGCATGAGTTTCTGTACAAAGTTACCAATTTTGGGGGGCACTTTGACCTTCCAAAGGAGATTCCAAACTTTAGAGGAGGTATTATTGGGTCTAGGACAGACTTGGGCATTATGGGTAGAATCATTAGAAAGAAGCTTCTaggcattttgaactttatAGTCTCCATTGTTGGAAAACTTCCACATAAGTTTGTTTGAGACTGAACCTACTTTGGAAATAGGAATACTCAAAATATCAGAACACCAAGGATGAGGATAGAGGTCTCTGACCAACTCAGGTTTCCAGGTGCAAGAATTTTGATCAATCAGATCCACAGTACCTATTGTGAGGAGTGTATTATGCAGATTTTGGGATGGATACGAGGCAAGGTGGTTAGGGGGAATATCCAAACCTTTCCCAACCCACCATTTACCTTCCTTGAGTTTGTTGTTGTCATGTTTAATGATGTTTCTCTAGAACCAAGACTAATGTTTGGCAGTACATTCATGTATGGGGCATTTAGGGAAGTATTTGGCTTTGAAAGTTTTAGCAACAAAAGATTGAAGGTTATGGTGTATCCTCCAAAACTGCCTGGCAAGCATGGCCTGGTTCATCAAGCTAAACTTTTTCAGACCaagcgcccccccccccccgtcTCCCCTAGGCATGCAAATTTTGTCCCAATTCACTAGGTGAACTGGTGAAGCTTCTGAAACCCCTGATCATGACCCCACCAAAAGGATCTAGAAAAGTCATCCAACTTGTTATAGGTGGTTTCAGGCACTTTGAAGCATGAAAAGGTGTAGAGAGGCATAGCTTGTAGGATTGAAGCTACCAAAGTGGTTCTACTAGATTGTGAAAGCTATTTGCCTTCTAGCTTTGAAGCTTAGGGTTGAGTCTATCCACTGAAAACTGAAAGTCAGCCactctttttcctttcaatttaaaattcaaacctAGATATATGCTAGAGTTTTGGACCAAAGTTAACTTGTAAGGACAAAGCAAGGGCTTCTTGATCCTCTCTAGGTAGATTAGGGGATTAGAAGAAGTCCGACTTAGATAGATTAATGCTTTTTCCCGATAAGGAACAGTACCAATCCAAAATTTTTTGAATGTTGTCAAGAGATTTGTTgtcctttttaaagaaaatgagagaatcATCAACAAAAAGCAGGTGTGTGAAGGAGCAACCATTTCTTCCTATTTTGATTCCCTGTATATCCTTATAATGTTCAACATGCATAAGAGAAAGGGACAAAATGTTTGCACACATAAGAAGGAGATAGAGTGATAAAAGGTCCCCTTGTCTTAGTCCCTTAAGAGGTGTAAAGGATTAAGTTATACTACCATTGACCAACAAGGTGTAATGAACAAAGGTCACACACTGAAGGATCCAATTTATCCAATTGGGGCTAAATTTCATAGCCACAAGCATAGCTTCTAAGAATTTCCAATCAACCCTATCGTAGGTCTTACTCATGTCTATTTTCAAAGCTCCATAACATTTCCTTCTACCTTTCATCTTTCTAAGAGTATCAAAAACTTCATGAGTAATCAGAATGTTGTCAGTGATATTTCTCCCTCTAATGAAAGCATTTTGAGAGGAGGTGATAAGGGAATCCATAAAAGGCTTAAGTCTAGTAACCAGGAGTTTAGAAATTATGTTATAACTAACATTGCATAGACTTATAGGCCTAAAATGATTGACATTATTAGGAAAAGATGTTTTAGGTATGAAAGTGATGTAAGTATAATTGAGGGATTTGAGTAAAGAACTTGAGTGAAAGAAAGCATGGACAACATTGAAGATATCAAATTTGACAGTGCTCTAATACTCCTGGCAGAAGAAAGCAGGAATACCATCTAGACCAGGGGCTTTGTTGGGACCCAATTAGAACATAGTGGCTTCAATTTCTTCTTTAGTAATTAGTCTGTTAAGGAGATACAGTTGATGGGCAGGGAGTTGGGGTATGGGCAAGGCACTAATTTCTTTAAGGATATGATAAAAACCAGCAGTAATAGAGTCCTCATAAGATTGTTTAAAGTGTTGTACCAAGATATTTTCAATCTCCAATTGGTCTTTAGTAGTGTCTCCATTAGGTGTTTGAAGTTGTAAGATTCTATTTCGAGCTCTCCTTTGTTTTACCACAGCCTAGAAATAGCATGTATTTGTGTTCCCCAACACTATCCAGTCACTCCTAGCCTTTTAAGCCCACATCACCTCTTCTTTTTGGAGCAAAATTTCCAACTCCTCTCTAACAATTTTCTCTTCCTAGACATCATCAACAGTGGAGATAGAATTCTAAATTGCTTGAAGTTTAAGTTGTTTTTGGTAGATCTCTTAGTCAATCTTTCCAAATACTCCTTCGTTCCAAGAAAGAAATTTATCCCTAACACTAAACAATCTGTGCCTTAACTAGAAAGCTCTAGAATCGGCTGTATGACTATTCCATGCTTATTGAACCACATTTTTGCATGTGGGATGAGATAACCACATTCACTCAAATTTAAAGGGTCTTTTACTAAATTGTTGCAAGCACTCAAACTCAAGTATGATGGGCCCATGATTTGATCTAATGATTGGAAGGTTTCTTAGAGCATAGTTAGGGTAGGTATTCACCCAATCTACAAAAGCAAAGGCCTTGTCAAGCCTTTCCATAACAAAATCTTCTTCATTCCTTTTATTCATCCACGGGAATTTCTGACCAGTGGAAGCAAGTTTACATAACTCTAAAACAAAGATCACTTATTGGAACAACTCTACTCCTGGAATTGAGCCACAATTGAAAGATAATTTATCCTCACAATGGAGGATTTAGTTTGATGGGGTACTGATTTTTCCCATCTTGAAGccgtccatagaggtcgtccgtGATCCAACAGTATTGCAAGCACCCTAGAAAACCTTACCTATAACCATCTCGtccaaagaagaagagactAGGATGAGGTCGTCGTGACCAAGGAATGAGATGCTCGTCCAGGGTGTCGGCGATCTCATCCTTAATAAATTCGTCCGTAGACAGAACAACCCCTATTCATGAGCTAAGCACACTCGACAAGGGGATACTAGGACGaaggtatcatacttaggaaaatctccgagtaTAATGTGACAATTCCTTATTTTACGCGTAACTTCTAGGTATCCGTTGTAAtacataactcctaaacggttatggaagttatttttaaatacttacgcctccttgaatccaagggaggttataattgcgataaccgtctattagaacactatataaacgcttattcagacaaagcaaaggtatgTTTTTAttgctcccaaaaagttggaactccaaaaatatagagagaaaactaactttgccatcggcgggttcttggccggcaaccccggtcacctttgatcgcttttctttcttttttcaggccgttgagagagcaagtggttctttcaagtccgaagcatccaacctactgattttctttgcatcattaTAGTTAAATCCCTAAAGCAAAACCACCTTGGGTGCTCTAAAAACTTGAGGCTTCTAAGTTTACACCACACCTCCTCTCTCTTGGAGTGATCAAGATTACCATAAACAAAAGTAATGGAAAGTTGGTTACCTCTATTATCTAGCAAGCCTATGTGAACAAGGTGCTTTGATTTATAGATGATATGTAGGATCTATTTTGGCATCTAGGCAAGCAATAGTCAACCACTAAGCCCCCCTCTAGGAAGCTCCCAACCTTTAGAGAAGCCAAATTTATCACAAATTTCATTTCCCCTGTCTTTCACTAATCAAGTCTccataagaaataaaatatcaagCTTGGACTCCAGGGCTTTTTTTTGGCATTGTAGAATTGCAGAAAGTTTGCCCAAACCCCTATAGTTCCAGTTGAGAATCTTCATGGTTGATGGGGAAGTTGATGAGGGCCAGCTTTCCATAACCCATTTGGATCTGCGAAGTGAGACTCATCTAGAATGTTGTTTGAAATTTGGAGATGGGTTTGATCAGCTCCTTCAATATCAATGCCATCCTTTCGATTCCTACCATACCCATCTCTTGAAAAGAACCCACATAAGATCCTCTGGCGAATATTCTAACCaattttgcttatttcttttcaCAATCTTTTCTTCATAACACCATCTCTAGCATTTGAACTTGTATATGAACATCGACACTCACTACCATGGACACAGGTTAAAGGGCTAGACTCTAATCGGGTCAATATTGGTGACGGTGGGCCTGGACCAATAGATGGGAGCTTAGGGTTGCTATGGGAGCGCTATCTAGACCCATCAAGCGGATTCGGGCCGAGGAGGTCATGCAATGTTGGGCCAACATTTAGGTTAGGACCATTGTCATCCTGGTCCAAACTTAAATGATCTGTATTATCTCTCAAATGCTGGGCTTCATAATGTTGGGCTTGTGGCTTGGATAATTGTAGACCGTTGCTGGAATTGCCCAATTCAAACCTGAAGCATCCTCTGTTGACTCTCTAAACCAAGGACTTGATGAAAGAATCCGACAATTCTAGCATTGCCTAAACATTGCCTAAACAACTTCATTTCGATATTGTCCATGCATTTGGTGCATTGACCTTTCGTATGCCCAATCATACCACACTTGTTACAGAGCTTATGGATTCTTTCATACCTACACTGGATCCAGGTTTTTGACCCATCATCCAACCTTAGCATGAATCCAACAACAACAGGGAGCTAGGGGTCAATTCAAACTCTAATTCACATGAAACGGATGTTATGAGGTATGCGATCTTCCCAATCAACACGGTCAAAGATGCCCATGATCTGACCCATCCTTCCTGTAAGCTCCAGGTACTGATATTCCAAAGGAAGTCCATGGAGTTGAACCTAAACAGAGATATAGTTCAACTGTAGCCTACTGAGCATAAGGTTAGGTCGCCATTGTTCCAAACAATTAGAGCACCATCTATAGACCAAGATCCTTccactacaagaaatctgggtttaggcAGCGTTTTTTTTAGCGGCGTTTTTAAACCCGCTACTATAAGTAGTATATTGTGACGTTTTTAAAAAATGCCGCTAAAGAGTTAGACTTTCACGacgtattttaaaaaacatcACTGTAACCCAAAACAATAACAGTGTTTCTTAAAATGCCGCAAAAAGTGTAGTTATAGTGgcatatattttctttatagcGACGTCAACGTCGCTATAGCTATTAAAGAACAACCACCATATAATCCAAAAAATCTATAACAACATTTCGAAAATGTCGCTATATGTTTCCCCAAAATTTTAGCCTTTTTCCCACACTAAATTTCGTTGACTTTTCAGTTCCCCCGTAATTTGTccctcctttttccttttttttgtttttttttttttgttttttcccctacacgtttttcattgttttgtttcttctcatttcttatttttctcaGACAAACTTCCTTTTCCACTTTTACATTCTCCCCCTCCCCTTATCACTTCTACAAGCTCCTCTCTAGCCACCACCCATTGCATATAGTGgcatatattttctttatagcGACGTCGCTATAGCTATTAAAGAACAACCACCATATAATCCAAAAAATCTATAACAACGTTTCGAAAATGTCGCTATATGTTTCCCCAAAATTTTCGCCTTTTTTCCACACTAAATTTCGTTGACTTTTCAGTTCCCCCGTATTTTGTccctcctttttcctttttttttttttttttttgtttttgttttttcccctacacgtttttcattgttttgtttcttctcatttcttatttttctcaGACAAACTTCCTTTCCCACTTTTACATTCTCCCCCTCACCTTATCACTTCTACAAGCTCCTCTCTAGCCACCACCCATTGCCACCAACATAGCCACCGCGGCCATCGTCAACCTCCACTACCACCTACTGCCACCACCAtactttttccctcttttttggTGTTCAAGTGTCTTTAAAGTGTAAGTCTTTGTGTTTTAgcttatgggtttgctttgatttttttttctttaatgggtcatggagtctttttgttttggcttatgggtttgctttgatctagtttttctttaatgggtcatggaacttttgtactaatttttgttgtttgcttGTTTTGGTTGGATTTTGGTATAGAAAACACTTATTCAAATTTGGATTTTGAGCAAAAAGACCTGATCATCAAAGGCTAAATCATTGCAAGTTTATATATAAGTTTGTAAATCttgagattatttttttttttttttaaaggccaCTGCCCACTAATGTGTACAAGGAAAATGTGAAAATGCTTAAACAATGATGGTAGATATAGAAgaattacaatttattaatatggTTAAACAATGATGGTATATAATGTGCCAATGCGGTTAACAAATGACCCATGGTGCACTATGCTATGTTACCTGTAGATAGTTATTGGATGACAATAATTAAttgcattatttatttttgaagaaCAATAATGCAATGTGTTGTTATtatgaatatttaaattaatgaaaagatTATCTTGTCACATATATCACACACCTCTATCTTGTATACTtgatgtgtgtctatatatatagattattaatGATTTATGTTAAATGTTAGATTGGATTGACTTGTTTTTTTAAAGGTATAattgtatctaaaaaaaattttaaaaagtaaataaattgttAAGTTCCACCCAAAACTAAAggccttttattattattaaaaaaaaataaggattcTTCCATTAGATGAGGATTTCTacttaaaaattatgttttcaacGTGTTATCattattctttatatatatatatatttatgtatatgcttgctttagtttttattttttcattgaatgcagagaatgagaatgagaatgagagagaattagtttttattaagttgtgtttgtgtgtgtgttattatattagaaattacaattattacattatatgaAATTATAGTAAGGAacaattattacattatattagAAATTACATATGGTACTACTACTACTAGATTCATGCATTCTTCTTGATAGCCGAAATGTATGACTCCATTGGCATTCATGAATTGTCAAAAAGTAAGGAACAATAAATGCAAGCTTGGCAATAAATGCATGCATATGTTAGAAAGTTTGACTTGATCAACAAAACCAAAGACATGCAATTTATTGACTTCTAAAGTCTTGCATTATTTTTAATGTGCTGGAACTATTgactcattatatatatatatatatatatatatatatatatatatatatatatatatatatatatatatattattactaaaTTTTCATGTACCATGACTCATTAAAATTTTCTGCAATAGTATTCTCATATGCAAAATTTGGATGATTTGGAGTACCTTTTTCAATTGAGACATTTATGCATAATGGGTAAGTTTCCTTATGTGTACCAAATGACAAAGTTTGGATACAATTAAGCATCAAATATTTTCTGCAAAGTGGTCCTTAATTTTTTTGCCTAATTGTTCCAAGTCCTaactcataaaatttttttacaatggCACCTTTATTTGCCTTCCACATCATTTAATTGTCCTATTTCATTTTGCAGGTTAAGTACTCATTTATTGTGATAAGCTTGGACTTTTTTGGAAAGGTGATTGCTGGCTTGAGCATAATAAGTAATTTTTGCTTAAAACTTTGTACTTGAAGTGTTAATAATTGTGTTGGGGTGGATTGTTGAGTTTGAGCAAGCGGGtgacttgcatggtgttataaggtggtttacaTTCATATTAGAAGTGTTtacttctttttgaaaatttggatgtTGTTATGTTTGTTGATTACTTTTTGgacttcaatacttgtaagtattctatattattatattgataaTTGTATTGGGTGGATTGTTGTGTTGGAGTAAACatgtggcttgcatggtgttataaggttgTTACAAttgatattgggagtgtttattaaatttggaaatttggatGTATATGGTtgagttatatttttttattactttttgaaCTTCAATACTTATAAACATTCTATATTTGTGATTATGATAATTGCGTTGGGGTGGATTATTGAGTTAGAGCAAGCGGGTAGCTTACATGGTACTATAAGACGGTTTACATCCACATTGGAAGTGtttactattttttgaaaatatggatgaatattttttgagttatatttgttgattactttttggactttaatacttgtaagcattttatttttgtgattacGACAATTGTATTGGAAggattgttgtgttggagcaagcgggtggcttgcattgATATTGTTATATTGATAATTGTTTTGTGGTGGATTGTTtagttggagcaagcgggtggcttgcattgATAATTGTTTTGTGATAGATTGTAGTTtgattatttcatttctttcacATGTTGAACATGCAAACTAAATGGAAATTATCAAGAGATATTGATTAGTTACCAAATGTATTAATAAATAACTTATGAATTTTGACTCCTTATGCCTACAGTTAGGACCTTGGTGTGACTTGCAAgtcattttctcaaatttgaaaatttagccTCGTTTTCTTAGAAGCATAGGTTTGTTTTGTTAGAGTAATTCAAATATGGACTAATGGTTGGTTTATTCTTTCATGATATCGTGCTATAGGtatttattgtgtaaatttgtTCTATAGCTATGGACAAGAGTTGGATGGACATTAGAGATAGGACATCTGTGAGTTATAGAAATGGAGTTGCACAGTTCTTGAATTTTGCATCTCAACATGCACAACGAGATGGTACGATTGTTTGTCCATGTCAAAAATGTGCACATTCAACAATGCTGGCTATAGATGTTGTACAAATTCATCTAGTATCACATGGGATTTGTAGGGGTTATCGACGTTGGACTTTTCACGGGGAATCATCATTTAGAAAGACTTCTGTTAGATCTCCTAGTACCTCTGTCCAAGAAAACTCaaatgaaaatagtaatatgCGTGAAATGTTGCATCACATGTTCCCTATGCATGATATGGTGCCCGAACCAATGGAAGAAGATATGGCATCAGATCATGTGGTAGGAGGCCCTGGTGTGGAACAACCTACACAAGGTCCTAACGAAGAGTCACTCCAATTTCTCAAATTGCTCAAACATGTTGAGGAACCTTGTTATGAAGGttgtacaaagtttagcaaattGTCAGTTATTGTGTATCTGTACCACTTGAAGTGTCTACTTGGTTGGAGCAACAAATCAGTCACCTTCTTGCTTTAATTTTTGCAAGAGCTACTACCTTCAAGTGCGAAGTTGCCAAAAGACTGTTATgaggcaaaaaaaattattaaggatctgggtttgagttatgAGAAGATTGATGCTTGCCCCAACAATTGTATGTTGTTTTGGAAGGAAAATTTCAACCTTGAAGCTTGCTCAAATTGTAACCATTCAAGGTGGGCAAGCAAAGAGGCCGGagttccaaaaaatacaaatgctCCTTCCAAGAAGGTAAAGAAGAAAGCTGCAAAGATCTTGAGGTGGTTCCCTTTGAAGCCAAGGTTGAAACGATTGTTTATGTCTACCGAAGAAGCTTCCCACATGAAATGGCATGTTGATGGTCGTACAAATGACGGGTTAATGAGGCATCCTGCTGACTCTGAAGCTTGGAAGTCATTTGACTCTAAGTATGTAGAATTCTCACCCGAGCCTCGTAATATTAGACTTGGATTAGCAGCTGATGGATTCAACCCGTTCTCCTATATGAGTACTGCTTATAGTACTTGGTCTGTCATGTTGGTCCCATACAATCTTCCTCCTTGGATGTGTATGAAAAGGGCTTATTTCATGTTATCACTATTGATTCCTGGTCCAACCTCTCTTGGGAACGATATAAATGTGTACTTACAGCCCTTaatacaagaactcaaggaaTTATGGGATGTTGGAGTAGAAACGTTTGATGTGTCTTCCAATAGCTTATTTCAAATGCATGCAGCATTGTTATGGACCATAAATGATTTTCCAGCATATGCTAATCTTTCAGGTTGGAATACCAAAGGTGCTCTTGCATGTCCTTCTTGTAACTACAATCCTTAATCTCGTTGGTTAAAACATGAAAGAAAATTCAACTATATTGGATATAGGCGATTCTTGGATAGTGATCATGAATTTCACAATCATGATAAGGAGTTTGATGGGCGTGAAGATTTTAGTCAAGCTCTTGTTGTAGTGTCAAGAAGTGAAATCATTGCACAAACAGAACCTGTGGTTGATGTTGTTTTTGGgaagaaaaaagttaatttgacaaataagagaaaaagagggGAGGAAGCCTTGTGTATATGGAAGAagagaagtatattttttagctTGCCTTATTGGGAGAATCACAGGTTGCGTCACAATCATGATGTGATgcatatagaaaaaaaaaatgtggttgaCAATGTAATTGGCACAGTGTTGAACATGGATGGAAAGACGAATGATAACTTAAAGGCACGCCTTGACTTAGAAGAAATGGGTATAAGAAGTGAACTTTATCTTGAGGAGCTTGGTAGTGATAAGACATATAAGCCACCTGCTTGCTTTGAAATGACTACTAGtgaaaaagatagttttttgcaaattttgaagGGTGTAAGTGTGCCGGATGGCTATGCTTCAAATGTATCCCGTTGTGCTAAACTTAAAGAATGCAAGATTTCTGGGATGAAGAGCCATGATAGTCAT comes from Castanea sativa cultivar Marrone di Chiusa Pesio chromosome 3, ASM4071231v1 and encodes:
- the LOC142628737 gene encoding uncharacterized protein LOC142628737, which produces MDKSWMDIRDRTSVSYRNGVAQFLNFASQHAQRDGTIVCPCQKCAHSTMLAIDVVQIHLVSHGICRGYRRWTFHGESSFRKTSVRSPSTSVQENSNENSNMREMLHHMFPMHDMVPEPMEEDMASDHVVGGPGVEQPTQGPNEESLQFLKLLKHVEEPCYEELLPSSAKLPKDCYEAKKIIKDLGLSYEKIDACPNNCMLFWKENFNLEACSNCNHSRWASKEAGVPKNTNAPSKKVKKKAAKILRWFPLKPRLKRLFMSTEEASHMKWHVDGRTNDGLMRHPADSEAWKSFDSKYVEFSPEPRNIRLGLAADGFNPFSYMSTAYSTWSVMLVPYNLPPWMCMKRAYFMLSLLIPGPTSLGNDINVYLQPLIQELKELWDVGVETFDVSSNSLFQMHAALLWTINDFPAYANLSGWNTKGALEFDGREDFSQALVVVSRSEIIAQTEPVVDVVFGKKKVNLTNKRKRGEEALCIWKKRSIFFSLPYWENHRLRHNHDVMHIEKKNVVDNVIGTVLNMDGKTNDNLKARLDLEEMGIRSELYLEELGSDKTYKPPACFEMTTSEKDSFLQILKGVSVPDGYASNVSRCAKLKECKISGMKSHDSHILMQQLFPIAIRGSLLDEVSKHLIKLSCFFREICSKVLSLEDLESLQKRIAVTLCELERIFPHFFTIMVHLLIHLTGEAKIAGPVHYRWMYLSRLKSYVRNKACPEGCIAEGYLAEECLILCS